Sequence from the Nocardioides exalbidus genome:
GCTTCTTCGTCGCCTTCGCGATCAAGGCCCCGATCTTCCCGTTCCACACCTGGCTGGCCGACACGAGCGAGAAGGCGACGCCGAGCACGTCGGTGCTGCTGGTCTGCGTGCTCGACAAGATCGGCACCTTCGGCATGCTGCGCTTCTGCCTCGGCCTGCTGCCCGACGCCTCGCAGTGGGCCACGCCCGTCGTGGTGGTGCTCGCGCTGGTCTCGATCGTCTACGGCGCGCTGATCGCGATCGGCCAGGACGACGTCCTGCGCCTCATCGGCCTCACGTCGCTGTCGCACTTCGGCTTCATCGTGCTCGGCATCTTCGTCTTCAACGCCACCGGCGGCACGGGTGCGGTCCTCTACATGGTCAACCACGGCATCGCGACGGCGCTGATGTTCCTCGTCGCCGGGTTCCTCATCAACCGCACCGGCACGACGCTCATCAGCGAGATGGGCGGCGTCGAGAAGCACGCGCCGATCCTCGCCGGCTCGTTCCTCATCGGCGGGCTCGCGGCGTGCGGCCTGCCCGGCCTGTCGCCGTTCGTCTCGGAGGTCATGGTCATCATCGCGGCCTTCGACCACCACTGGCTGGTCGGCTCGGTCGCGGTGCTCGCGATCGTGCTGGCCGCGATCTACGCGCTCTGGATGTACCAGCGCACGATGACCGGCCCCGACCTCGACGGCACGGCACCGGTGGCCGACCTCGACCGGCGTGAGGTCGGCATCGTGGCGCCGCTCGTGCTCGCGCTCGTGATCTTCGGCTTCTTCCCGATGCCGCTGCTCGACGTCATCAATCCCTTCGTCCACGACTCGCTGACGAGTGTGGGCATCAGCCTGGAGGGTGGTCACCAGTGATCGACTTCGTGAAGCCGAGCATCGACTACTTCGAGCTCTCGCCGCTGCTCATCGTCTTCGCCGTCGCCTGCCTCGGCGTCGTGGTGGAGGCCTTCCTGCCGCGCGCCCTGCGCTACCGCGCGCAGGTCGTGCTGTCGCTCGTCGGCCTCGTGGCCGCGCTGGTCGGCGTCGTCCTCGTGGCCCGCGCCGTGGCGACGTACGACGACGGGGCCGCGCGCGGCATCCTCGCGGTCGGCG
This genomic interval carries:
- a CDS encoding NADH-quinone oxidoreductase subunit M, which encodes MLTVLILLPLLGALAVAFVPRAQVRPVGLAFGLASLVYGLVVASQYDVDGGMQMTETHTWIEAMGVHYALGLDGLGLMMVLLTVAIVPPVMLASWKESESPEGGGARSFFAWVLALEAMSLAVYTATDVLLFYVVFEATLIPAYFLIGGFGRSGRGRAATKFLIYQLAGGLILLASVVGLYVVSADAGNPSFLISDLAALDIDPITQRWLFVGFFVAFAIKAPIFPFHTWLADTSEKATPSTSVLLVCVLDKIGTFGMLRFCLGLLPDASQWATPVVVVLALVSIVYGALIAIGQDDVLRLIGLTSLSHFGFIVLGIFVFNATGGTGAVLYMVNHGIATALMFLVAGFLINRTGTTLISEMGGVEKHAPILAGSFLIGGLAACGLPGLSPFVSEVMVIIAAFDHHWLVGSVAVLAIVLAAIYALWMYQRTMTGPDLDGTAPVADLDRREVGIVAPLVLALVIFGFFPMPLLDVINPFVHDSLTSVGISLEGGHQ